Proteins from one Sporichthya brevicatena genomic window:
- a CDS encoding alpha/beta hydrolase has product MSETIVLVHGLWMTPRCWEHWVTYYQGQGHRVLAPAYPGFEIEVEALRENPDVIAELTVPATVDHLESVIKGLDRAPIIMGHSFGGTLTQLLLARGLGAAGVVIDSAPTEGVHVNPPSQIKSLFPVLNNPAKRHQAVGFTPEQFHYAFTNTLSDEESAAVYERYHIPAPGNWVWRYGLLANLTPGHQETWVDYHNASRPPLLFIAGGADHIMPPSVNRSNAKHYKSDAITEYYEFPGRSHWTCGEDGWEEVADHALTWALEHMPSQLT; this is encoded by the coding sequence GTGTCCGAAACCATTGTTCTGGTCCATGGCCTGTGGATGACCCCGAGGTGCTGGGAGCACTGGGTCACCTACTACCAGGGGCAGGGCCACCGCGTGCTGGCCCCGGCCTACCCCGGCTTCGAGATCGAGGTGGAGGCCCTGCGCGAGAACCCGGACGTGATCGCCGAGCTCACTGTGCCCGCCACCGTCGACCACCTCGAGAGCGTCATCAAGGGCCTGGACCGAGCGCCGATCATCATGGGTCACTCGTTCGGCGGGACCCTGACGCAGCTCCTGCTCGCACGAGGACTCGGCGCCGCCGGCGTGGTCATCGACTCCGCACCGACCGAAGGGGTGCACGTCAACCCGCCCTCGCAGATCAAGTCCCTGTTCCCGGTTCTCAACAATCCGGCGAAGCGGCACCAGGCGGTTGGCTTCACGCCGGAGCAATTCCACTACGCCTTCACCAACACCCTGAGCGACGAGGAGTCCGCCGCCGTCTACGAGCGCTACCACATTCCTGCACCCGGGAATTGGGTGTGGCGCTACGGCCTGCTCGCCAACCTCACGCCCGGGCATCAGGAAACCTGGGTCGACTACCACAACGCCTCCCGGCCGCCCCTGCTGTTCATCGCCGGCGGAGCCGACCACATCATGCCGCCGTCGGTGAACCGGTCGAACGCCAAGCACTACAAGTCGGATGCGATCACCGAGTACTACGAGTTTCCCGGCCGCTCTCACTGGACGTGCGGCGAGGACGGCTGGGAAGAGGTCGCCGACCACGCCCTCACGTGGGCACTCGAGCACATGCCGAGTCAACTGACCTGA